A window from Pan paniscus chromosome 14, NHGRI_mPanPan1-v2.0_pri, whole genome shotgun sequence encodes these proteins:
- the LOC112436905 gene encoding cytochrome c oxidase subunit 7C, mitochondrial, which yields MDTSGILASQSAAISSILGFCAFRRASSSATLGQSIRRFTTSVVRRSHCEEGPGKNLPFSVENKWSLLAKMCLYFGSAFATPFLVVRHQLLKT from the exons ATGGACACATCAGGTATCCTAGCTTCACAAA GTGCCGCCATTTCATCCATCCTCGGTTTCTGTGCCTTTCGCAGAGCTTCCAGCAGCGCTACGTTGGGCCAGAGCATCCGGAGGTTCACAACCTCTGTGGTCCGTAGGAGCCACTGTGAGGAGGGCCCTGGGAAGAATTTGCCATTTTCAGTGGAAAACAAGTGGTCGTTACTAGCTAAGATGTGTTTGTACTTTGGATCTGCATTTGCTACACCCTTCCTTGTAGTAAGACACCAACTACTTAAAACATAA
- the MLNR gene encoding motilin receptor, whose amino-acid sequence MGSPWNGSDGPEGAREPPWAALPPCDERRCSPFPLGALVPVTAVCLCLFVVGVSGNVVTVLLIGRYRDMRTTTNLYLGSMAVSDLLILLGLPFDLYRLWRSRPWVFGPLLCRLSLYVGEGCTYATVLHMTALSVERYLAICRPLRARVLVTRRRVRALIAVLWAVALLSAGPFLFLVGVEQDPGISVVPGLNGTARIASSPLASSPPLWLSRAPPPSPPSGPETAEAAALFSRECRPSPAQLGALRVMLWVTTAYFFLPFLCFSILYGLIGRELWSSRRPLRGPAASGRERGHRQTVRILLVVVLAFIICWLPFHVGRIIYINTEDSRMMYFSQYFNIVALQLFYLSASINPILYNLISKKYRAAAFKLLLARKSRPRGFHRSRDTAGEVAGDTGGDTVGYTETSANVKTMG is encoded by the exons ATGGGCAGCCCCTGGAACGGCAGCGACGGCCCCGAGGGGGCGCGGGAGCCGCCGTGGGCCGCGCTGCCGCCTTGCGACGAGCGCCGCTGCTCGCCCTTTCCCCTGGGGGCGCTAGTGCCGGTGACCGCCGTGTGCCTGTGCCTGTTCGTCGTCGGGGTGAGCGGCAACGTGGTGACCGTACTGCTGATCGGGCGCTACCGGGACATGCGGACCACCACCAACTTGTACCTGGGCAGCATGGCCGTGTCCGACCTACTCATCCTGCTCGGGCTGCCGTTCGACCTGTACCGCCTCTGGCGCTCGCGGCCCTGGGTGTTCGGGCCGCTGCTCTGCCGCCTCTCCCTCTACGTGGGCGAGGGCTGCACCTACGCCACGGTGCTGCACATGACCGCGCTCAGCGTCGAGCGCTACCTGGCCATCTGCCGCCCGCTCCGCGCCCGCGTCTTGGTCACCCGGCGCCGCGTCCGCGCGCTCATCGCTGTGCTCTGGGCCGTGGCGCTGCTCTCTGCCGGTCCCTTCTTGTTCCTGGTGGGCGTCGAGCAGGACCCCGGCATCTCCGTAGTCCCGGGCCTCAATGGCACCGCGCGGATCGCCTCCTCGCCTCTCGCCTCGTCGCCGCCTCTCTGGCTCTCGCGGGCGCCACCGCCGTCCCCGCCGTCGGGGCCCGAGACCGCGGAGGCCGCGGCGCTGTTCAGCCGCGAATGCCGGCCGAGCCCCGCGCAGCTGGGCGCGCTCCGTGTCATGCTGTGGGTCACCACCGCCTACTTCTTCCTGCCCTTTCTGTGCTTCAGCATCCTCTACGGGCTTATCGGGCGGGAGCTGTGGAGCAGCCGGCGGCCGCTGCGAGGCCCGGCCGCCTCGGGGCGGGAGAGAGGCCACCGGCAGACCGTCCGCATCCTGC TGGTGGTGGTTCTGGCATTTATAATTTGCTGGTTGCCCTTCCACGTTGGCAGAATCATTTACATAAACACGGAAGATTCGCGGATGATGTACTTCTCTCAGTACTTTAACATCGTCGCTCTGCAACTTTTCTATCTGAGCGCATCTATCAACCCAATCCTCTACAACCTCATTTCAAAGAAGTACAGAGCGGCGGCCTTTAAACTGTTGCTCGCAAGGAAGTCCAGGCCGAGAGGCTTCCACAGAAGCAGGGACACTGCGGGGGAAGTTGCAGGGGACACTGGAGGAGACACGGTGGGCTACACCGAGACAAGCGCTAACGTGAAGACGATGGGATAA